The Prionailurus viverrinus isolate Anna chromosome B1, UM_Priviv_1.0, whole genome shotgun sequence genome includes the window ATGGAATTACTTTTCTGGCTTGGGGCAAGCATGTTTTTCTGAACTGTAGTAAAATGCACACCAACacaaaatttcccattttaaccATTGTTAAATGTATAGCTCAGTAGTATTAAGTACGTTCACACTGGTGTGCcactgacctccagaactatttcaacttcccaaactgaaactctaacCCCATTAAACAGcagctctcccttccctcctctctccagtccctggcaaccaccattccactttctgGGTCTGTACATTTGACTACTGTTGGTACTTCACGTGAGGGGAatcacagtatttgtccttctgcaactggcttattttgctcagcataatgtccCCAAGATTCATCCACGTTGAGCATATGTCAAAACGTCCTTCCTCTACAAGGCTGAACAATTGTATGTGCGGACTACACATTGTTCATCCATCGTCGGTAGATGGATACTCAGTAGGTCATCACATTTGCTTGTCTTGAGGCTCCACTTAGCCTGGAAAATGACCCCTGTTCGGTGGTCCTGCAAACCTCTTAGCAGAATTCAGTTGGCAAATTCCAGCATGAACAAACACCAGGCTTATGTGTACTTGGTCGTGGATGACCCACGATCTGCCCCACAATATTCCATTCCTTTGGTGTCCACAGTGAGAATTGCTCCagatctctctctgtcacaaggaaggggcagggaacaTTCTTAGCCCCGGGCCTCTGAAGCTGCTGGTTCCATCCTCTGCCAAGGCCTATGCCCCAAGTCTCCTTGACATGCCATTCTCTTTTGAGTGGTGCTTTTTCTTAGCTTGGCTGCAAAACCCCACTCTCTGGAGGTGCTCCCACTCCTTGTGGGGAAAGCCTCTGGGTTTACCCCAGAACTCCACACGTGGTGGAAGTTTAATTCAAACTGGGGAGTTGGGGATGGCTGCAGTCCAGTCCACACTACTCTTGCCAAACCCAGCACCCTGGCCAGGGCTACATCAGCAAGGAGGAAAGGGCACCTTTTTCTAATTTGTACAAAGGCTCTGTCTTGGCTAGCAGCCGCCCTGCctgggccccagggccccagacTCTGATCCTGGCCCTGGGAGGTGTCCAATCTTACCATCCTGTTTCCAGCCTTCCCTGCTTCTCCTGGGGTGCAGATGCACTCACTGCCTCAGACCCTGGTCTGGCTAACCATTCACTTCAGTGCTCTGTGATCTCCTCATGAGCCCCCACCTGTAATTACCACTGGCTTCCACAGCCTTTTGCCTGCTGGGTTTGAGTTCTCCCTAGAGGACCTCAAATTCTCCCCTCTCAATCCTTCCTTTGCTTGCTGGTCCTCTTCACATGAGGATAGCTAGTGATTACAGCTCCTGGGGTCCCCAGCGTGATTGTCTAACTGGGCAGCCCCTGCCCCTTTCTGACTCAGAGCCTCTGGCAGCGAGGGTGCAGAGGTGCACCCAGCTGTCCATGTTCCCAGCTGGGCCACCTGGCCTGTTCCTATGTGGTCCAAGGTGCTGTAACTCTTTGGTATCCCCTGTTGCTCTGAGGACAGTTGTGGGCTGGTGTTCAATGTGCACAGTGGGTGAGTGTGGGAGGCTGTGATGCTCAGTCTGGCCCTGGGCTTACCAGCCTGGACTCTTGCAGACTATGCCAAGGAACACCTGGCCCAGCTGCAGGAGAAGGCTGAACAGATCGCAGGCCGCATGCTCCGCTTCTCTGTCTTCTACCGCAACCACCACAAGGAGTACTTCCAGCATGCCAGGTACAGCATGGCCCCTAGCAGGGCCTgggtctctccttcctcccctggctCTGCTTTGCCCACACAGCCCTGGCTGTCTGACATCACCCCCACCTTTTCATTGCCAGACCAGAGTCCCCATGGCATCTTATCACAGGCTggctctggggcgggggggggggggggggggtggctggctgTTTGGGATTGGGCTCCAAGGAAGGAGAGGACTCTCCTTGGGATGGGGCTGCCTGGGGGAACCATGCTAACTGGCCTGGGTGAACGAGATCTCGGGTTTGTTCCTCCTTTGGGACAGTTCCTTTCACTGGGTTCTAATGCCAAGGGTCAGCCATCTCTccagttcaagccctgggtcccTGGGGGAGGTGGTGAGGGTAGCACAGAGCGACAGGTTTCCATGCATGAAGGGTCATTGTTTTCCAACTGTGTGCTGGATAGCCTGGAGGCTCCAGGAAGCTATCTCAGGGcactttggggtggggggagagggggtacTGACGGGTTGTTGAAGAAATCAGGCTGAGTCTTGGTGGGCCCCACACCTATCATTCAGCTGGAGCATCTTCAATTTTATTGCCTATGGACCGCCTATGTATAATTTCCTtcggggaagaaagagaggggctCTGTAGTCCAGAAATATTCAATCCAATTGATGATCTGGTCCAACCCACTCAGCCTACAGATGGAGAGCCTGAAGCCCAGAAAGCCACTAGTTACTTGAGACTTCCAGGACCAGGCAAGGGTGAGGCTGGGTCTGGGGCTGCCCATCCTCCCCAGGCCTGCTGACACTGCTCCAAGACATTGTCCTTCTAAGGCTGGACTAGGGCAAGCTGCTACTCTTACTGTCTTTGTCATTGCATTCAGCTGGGGTGGGGCGTTCTGACCCTACCCCAGGGCAGCAGGGAACAAGGGAGATCTTTGGTGTTTGTACTAAAGAAGAGAGGCAGTGAGGTGTGTGGTGAGCTCACTGGCCCAGTTTGAGCTCCTCTTTCAGCAAGTAAGAAAGAGTCAGAAAGCACCCATATGTGCTAGGATATAAATGTGAATAAAGGCAGAGTGCCCCCTCTTGAAAACCTCAGAGTCTATCGGGGGGACAGTACAGACAGATGGAATgtaatgagtgtgtgtgtgattgttgAGTAAAATTCAGTGTCTGCACATGGTTTTGTTGAATACAAATGCCTGATGCTCCTGGAAGATTTTGAGAGCAGGGGATACCTATGCTGGGCCTTGATGGATGATTAGGAATTTGCCAGGGTAGGTGAAAGGAGGTGGGAAAGgcagtccaggcagagggaagagcactGCAAAGGCACAAAGGCAGGAAAGTTGGGGTTCACATGTGGCTGGAGGATCTTACCTATGGATGTGGGGGTGTTGGGAGGTGGGGTTAGAAAGGACAGATCGTGATAGCCCTGCTTTTCATGAAAGCCCCATTAAAGGGTTTTAAACTGGGGAGTGGTAGGTTCAGACATCTCCTCTGCGAAGGAGTGGGCTGCATCAGCCCATCTCCAGGGCTCTCCCTGCTCTCACATTCTGGAATGTTCTATTTGTGACTGATGGAGGCGGCAGCGGGTGGGAGAGCGGGGTGCTGCGCTGGCTCCCTTCTCAACCACACACAGCAGCCAAGCCTCAGCCCAGCTAACCAGCggcattttctcttccctttggcaTTTTTCCCCGGGGGTGGTTAGGACCCACTGCGGGAACATGCTGCAGCCCTACCTGAAGGACAACAGCGGCAGCCATGGCTCTCCAACCAGTGGCATGCTCCACGGCGTCTTCTTCAGCTGCAACACAGAGTTCAACACAGGCCAGCCGCCTCAGGACTCCCCCTACGGCCGCTGGCGCTTCCAGATCCCTGCCCAGCGCCTTTTCAACCCCAGCACCAACCTCTACTTTGCAGACTTCTACTGTATGTACACAGCTTACCACTACGCCATCCTGGTGCTGGCCCCCAAGGGCTCCCTGGGGGACCGCTTCTGCCGTGACCGCCTGCCCCTCCTGGACATTGCCTGCAACAAGTTCCTGACCTGCAGCGTGGAGGATGGGGAGCTGATCTTCCGCCATGCCCAGGACCTCATCCTGGAGATCATCTATACCGAGCCCGTCGACCTGTCCCTGGGCACCTTGGGGGAGATCAGCGGGCACCAGCTCATGAGCCTGTCCACTGCTGACGCCAAGAAAGACCCCAGCTGCAAAACCTGCAACATCAGCGTGGGCCGCTAGGGactcctggggaggtggggggctagAGAGAGATGACAGGCAGGGTGGCGATGGGTGGCCTAGGTTCAGGGAGCTggctttctctcccctgccccccccccccccaaccgctCCCTCCACGCCAcggcctcccccttccccaccccgcaGGCGTTAGAGGCAACAGAGGGCGGTCCCCTTGGTGGGCGTGGCCTATTCAACGTCTGGCGGACTTGGAAAGGCTTCTTAGCCGCGGTAGGTTGGTGGAAGGAGGGTAGATCTCTGGAGATTTCCCCATTCCCGGTTTCCCCGTCCTGCTGTTTCTTGCTTCATTCCGGCCTCCATTTAACGGAGACTCTCAGCCTGGGGGCTTTCGCTGAGCAGCCCACCCTAGCCAAAGCCCACGAGTTGCTTGCCCGCCCCCAGAGGCACAGCAGAGAGATGCGGGGTGCTCCTTTTTAGCCCCGCCCACCCCACTCAGGGCCAACCACAGAatgcccctccccgctctgctGGGCCGGGGACCTCCCACTTCAGGCCTGGCCCTTTCCCTCTATACATAGCCTCTTGCACCGCTCTGCCCCCCAGCTGCTCCTTGACTCCCAGCACCCTCTTCCAGCATGGGGAGAgctgtcccttcctttctccacctGCCCTCTAGAAAGGGGCCCTCTTTTTCCTCTCGGCTTTGGGGGCTCCGGGATGTTGGGACTTTTCCTTTCTTACCTGGAGATGATAAATACCCCAGCATACCTTCTCTCTTGCTCAGAGCACTGAGGTCTGGTTCCCCCAATGGCAGCCACTGGGGttgaggagggggaaagagaccCCTGAGACCCAGAGGTACCCCTTTTAGGCCAGGAATGGGCGGCCTCACGCTCCGAGGGGACCCAGTGTGGAACTAGAATTGAGGGCTTTCCCTAAGAGCCCTGGCACCCTGCCTGACTGTGCGCTTTGCTCGCTCTCTTTGCCACGGTTCCGTGACTGCCCTGTGCCCGTGTGTGACCTGGACTGTGGCTTCCCTGCCACCGCACCTCACACCCCACCCACTGGCACTGTCTGCTCCCCACTGCGAGCCTGTTGGCAAAGAGCTCCTTCCCTGGGGAGTTCTTGATGAAGTCTTCCTGGGCTTCCCAGCGTTTTTGCCAATTTCCTACTTTTGTATGGGTCATGAGGGTGGTGAGGGTGAACCCCTGAGATAAGCGGACCAGGTCGGGGGGGTGTTGGGTAGAGGTGTGGATGAAGGCAGCTAGCTGTTTGGGGGATGACGGAGGTGATGTCAGGCAGAGGACAACAGCCCCCACAGTGAGAGACAGATTTCTGTGATGAAGTACAGAAGGGGCCAGCAGGCCAACAAGGCCATATCTCAGTAAGGGCACAGGTGGGACAGCTGGTTGCCTCTTGTGTAGCCACAGGGAGTGGTGTGGTCAGCTGTCTCTGTGGCACAGAACAGGTCTGGGGGCCCTGGGAGATGCATGGAGGAGAGGACATGGGCCCCCAGGCCTTTTCCGCCTCTGCTGACAGCATTGCTGTGGGGGTGGCCCACTGCTCTCCCCTGGCCCTGTGTCTGCCCTGAGCTGGGGGCACACCCGCCTGTGTTGTGCTTGCATCAATAAACCACCATGGCCTGAGAGCCCCGACTCTCTTTGGGCTCTGGGAGGGGTAGTTCTGACTAGGCAAGTTGCACAAGCACAGAGGAACTCAAATGGGGATGCCCCCCAGGACAAGACATCGGGAACTGTCTCCAAGGGTGTTC containing:
- the PHYHIP gene encoding phytanoyl-CoA hydroxylase-interacting protein, encoding MELLSTPHSIEVNNITCDSFRISWAMENSDLERVTHYFIDLNKKENKNSNKFKHRDVPTKLVAKAVPLPMTVRGHWFLSPRTEYSVAVQTAVKQSDGEYLVSGWSETVEFCTGDYAKEHLAQLQEKAEQIAGRMLRFSVFYRNHHKEYFQHARTHCGNMLQPYLKDNSGSHGSPTSGMLHGVFFSCNTEFNTGQPPQDSPYGRWRFQIPAQRLFNPSTNLYFADFYCMYTAYHYAILVLAPKGSLGDRFCRDRLPLLDIACNKFLTCSVEDGELIFRHAQDLILEIIYTEPVDLSLGTLGEISGHQLMSLSTADAKKDPSCKTCNISVGR